The Cucumis melo cultivar AY chromosome 6, USDA_Cmelo_AY_1.0, whole genome shotgun sequence genome includes a region encoding these proteins:
- the LOC127149658 gene encoding oligopeptide transporter 5-like: MGHLPSHLGRKSKRDKWQRQKVIVMETALKGRKMNLLKFVVVPISKYRGKAQMLGYEWAGIFRKVLVDSSYMWWPANLVQVSLFRALHEKEKRPRGGHTRLQILLPVGVY, from the exons ATGGGTCATCTTCCATCGCACTTAG GAAGGAAGAGCAAAAGGGATAAATGGCAAAGGCAAAAAGTCATAGTAATGGAGACTGCcttaaaaggaagaaaaatgaatttactTAAGTTTGTCGTAGTACCCATTTCCAAGTATAGAGGAAAAGCACAG ATGCTTGGCTACGAATGGGCTGGAATATTTAGAAAAGTCCTTGTGGATTCTTCATACATGTGGTGGCCAGCAAATTTGGTTCAAGTTTCTCTTTTCAG GGCATTGCATGAGAAAGAGAAGAGGCCAAGAGGAGGACATACAAGGCTCCAAATTCTGCTACCTGTTGGTGTTTATTGA
- the LOC103496862 gene encoding cytochrome P450 716B1-like: MIIYLTILFCLLIPIFLFLRTSSKKQHLPPGSLGFPFIGQSLSLLRAMRTNTAEQWAQQRIRNYGAISKLTLFGKPTVFIGGQSGNKLIFSGDCAVVSNQQNESLRAILGERNLLELTGEDHKRVRNALVSFLKPECLKEYVGKMDEEIRSHIHMHWHRKQEVTVLPLMKTLTFNIVCSLLFGLEQGMRRERMIECFRVMISGVWSIPINLPFTRYNQSRRASRKIQEMLKELLDEKRVELEEKGGSSHQDLITCLLSIRNEENELVLSEKEIVHNIMLVMVAGFDTSSVLITFMMRSLANNPTVYAAVLQEQEEIARSKKCGELLNWEDLAKMKYTWRVALETLRLVAPIFGGFRKAMNDIQFGGYLIPKGWQIFWTSPVTHLDDNIFREPSKFDPDRFKNPASIPPYCFLGFGSGPRICPGNEFARVETLVTIHYLITQFTWKLISDDHFIRDPMPTPTKGMPIKIWPRQTFMACRMCRSENHD; the protein is encoded by the exons ATGATAATCTACCTCACAATCCTTTTCTGTCTTCTAATCCCAATCTTCCTTTTCCTTCGAACATCATCCAAAAAGCAGCACCTTCCTCCTGGTTCGCTAGGGTTTCCATTCATCGGGCAGAGCCTTAGTCTCCTCCGCGCCATGCGAACCAACACCGCTGAACAATGGGCGCAGCAGAGGATCAGAAACTACGGGGCCATCTCCAAGCTAACCCTATTTGGAAAGCCAACTGTGTTCATCGGTGGGCAGAGCGGGAACAAGTTGATTTTCAGCGGGGATTGCGCAGTAGTTTCGAATCAGCAAAATGAGTCTCTTAGAGCAATTTTAGGGGAAAGGAATTTGTTGGAGCTGACTGGGGAAGATCATAAGCGTGTGAGAAATGCGTTGGTTTCGTTCTTGAAGCCGGAATGTTTGAAGGAATATGTGGGCAAAATGGATGAAGAAATCAGATCGCATATCCACATGCATTGGCACCGTAAACAAGAGGTTACT GTATTGCCATTGATGAAGACTCTCACCTTCAACATTGTATGTTCTCTTCTGTTTGGTCTTGAGCAAGGTATGAGAAGAGAAAGAATGATAGAATGCTTTCGAGTAATGATAAGCGGAGTATGGTCGATCCCGATAAACTTGCCGTTCACAAGGTACAACCAAAGCCGGCGTGCGAGTAGAAAAATTCAGGAGATGCTCAAGGAACTGTTGGACGAAAAGAGAGTTGAATTAGAAGAAAAAGGAGGTTCCTCACACCAAGATCTAATCACTTGTTTGTTAAGCATAAGGAATGAAGAAAATGAACTAGTATTGAGTGAAAAGGAAATTGTTCACAATATTATGTTGGTAATGGTTGCTGGATTTGATACTTCATCAGTTCTCATTACGTTCATGATGCGAAGTTTAGCTAATAATCCAACTGTTTATGCAGCTGTTCTTCAAG AACAAGAAGAGATAGCAAGAAGTAAGAAATGTGGAGAGTTGCTTAATTGGGAAGATCTTGCCAAGATGAAGTACACATGGAGAGTTGCATTAGAGACCCTAAGGTTGGTGGCACCTATATTTGGAGGGTTCAGAAAGGCTATGAATGATATTCAATTTGGTGGCTACCTTATTCCTAAGGGATGGCAA ATATTTTGGACATCACCGGTTACTCATTTGGATGACAACATATTTAGAGAACCATCAAAATTCGACCCAGATAGGTTCAAAAATCCAGCGTCGATTCCACCGTATTGCTTCCTTGGATTTGGCAGCGGTCCGAGAATTTGTCCAGGCAATGAGTTTGCTAGGGTTGAGACTCTTGTTACCATACATTACTTGATCACCCAATTCACATGGAAACTAATTTCGGATGACCATTTTATAAGAGATCCAATGCCAACACCTACCAAAGGAATGCCTATCAAAATTTGGCCTAGACAAACTTTCATGGCATGTAGAATGTGTAGAAGTGAGAATCATGATTAG